The following are from one region of the Arachis duranensis cultivar V14167 chromosome 10, aradu.V14167.gnm2.J7QH, whole genome shotgun sequence genome:
- the LOC107469771 gene encoding E3 ubiquitin ligase BIG BROTHER-related-like, with product MERDGGHKQTSHKTPYTQLEQVSSDFFLAIGLQEQNATIFTALAATLESEGSSSSLDNEQEDDDNADFFTSYEFETEDLQFLESEGSNYGDDEDMDDFDFDVDELTYEELIELEDFIGKQKRGLSANEVSSCLHSYTFDSVNERKNSGTDRCVICQIEYEEGEALVALRCGHPFHTDCISKWLQVRKVCPICSSEISAPEIVNKQEPFIV from the coding sequence aTGGAACGTGACGGTGGCCATAAACAAACTTCTCACAAAACTCCGTACACTCAGCTTGAACAGGTTAGCTCTGATTTCTTTCTAGCAATTGGCCTGCAAGAGCAAAACGCAACAATATTCACAGCGCTCGCAGCGACACTGGAAAGCGAAGGATCCTCCTCGTCGCTTGATAATGAGCAGGAAGACGATGATAACGCTGATTTCTTCACGAGCTATGAGTTTGAAACGGAGGACCTTCAGTTTCTTGAAAGCGAAGGAAGCAACTACGGTGATGACGAAGACATGGATGACTTTGACTTCGACGTGGACGAATTGACATACGAAGAGTTAATTGAGTTGGAAGACTTTATAGGGAAGCAGAAGAGAGGGTTATCAGCAAATGAGGTTTCTTCGTGCTTGCATTCCTACACCTTCGATTCTGTTAACGAGAGGAAAAACAGTGGAACCGATCGGTGCGTGATTTGCCAGATTGAGTATGAAGAAGGTGAAGCGTTGGTGGCACTTCGTTGCGGACATCCTTTCCACACGGATTGCATAAGCAAGTGGCTTCAAGTAAGAAAGGTTTGCCCAATATGTAGCAGTGAAATTTCGGCTCCCGAGATTGTCAATAAACAAGAACCCTTCATTGTTTAG